The window TCTGTACAGACCTCCTTTTGGGGTGACGAATCCCAATATTGCAAAAGCGATCAAAAAAACACATAAAGTAAGCATCGGATGGAATGTACGTTCTCTGGATACCATTACGGATGATGAAAAGAAAATATACAGCAGAGTGACCAAAGGACTGAAAAGCGGGAGCATCATCCTGCTTCATGACACTTCGGAAAAGACCTTTCGGGTACTGGCCAATTTATTAGTATTTTTGAAGGACAAAAAATATTCAACCTTTACTGTTGATACAGTGATAAATTCAAATAAAAATGATTAAAAATATTGCTTTCGGAGCATTCTTACTGGTTTCCGGTTTCTTTTTTGCCCAAAACACAGCCATGTCAGGAGCTGAAGCCAAAGCATTTGTATCGAAGGTTTCTTCAGATACAAAAGAGATTAAAACATTACAGAGTGATTTTACCCAGACCAAAAAAATGGACTTCCTGGATAAAAGCATTGTCACCTACGGAAAAATGTCTTTACAGACGCCTAATATGCTGAGCTGGAGATACACCAAGCCTTATCAGTACAGCATTGTTTTCAAAAGCAATAAAATATTCATCAATGATCAGGGGAAAAAAACTTCTGTGGATGCCAAAAGCAAAACTTTTGAAAAGATCAACAAACTGATTGTAGGAAGTTCAAACGGCACCATGTTCAATGATCCTGAGTTTACCGTAACCTATTTTAAGAACGGGAATTACAATGTAGCGAAGTTTATTCCTAAAACATCCCAGCTGCTGAAATACATCAAGCAGATTGAGCTGTACTTCCCAAAGAATCAGTCTACGGTTTCCCAGGTGAATATGACGGAAGCTTCCGGAGATACTACCAATATTGTTTTCAAAAATACAAAGATCAATGCTTCCATTCCTGCGTCAGAGTTTTCTTTATAGCTTTGTTCTGATACTGGCTGTCTCCTGTAAAACGTATCAGTTAGCAGATGCAAAGCCTGTTTCTTCCTCTGAGAAAGTGGTTGAAAATTTATACTTTTCTTCCGGTGAAGATTATGTCTACAAATGCCAGATGGATATTTATAACAACCACGTGAGCGGAATTCTGATCATCAAAAAACTGAATGAAACCACGCACAGGGTTGCTTTAACTTCAGATTTCGGGAACAAACTCATTGATTTTGAAGTGTCTGACGATAATTTCAAGCTGAACTATGTACTTCCTGACCTTGATAAAAAAATAGTCATCAATTTCCTGAAAAACGACTTTCAGCAGCTTCTGAAAAGAAAACATCCGGTTAGCGAAAGTTTTGAGAACAGGAATGCCAAGATCTATCTTTCAAAAATGGAGAACAAGAGCTATTATCTGTTCTTCAGCAAAGAAAATAATCTGCTGAAAGAGATTGTTTACACGAAAAATAACAGGGAAAAAATCGATTTTACTTTTGATGCAAAAAAACCTATCTTCGCGGACAGCTTACATCTACAGCACAAAGACTTTAAGATCAATATAAAACTATTTCAAATAACGGAAACAGAATAACTTCAAAGCTGTAATGTATGCATACACAATACAGCTTTGAAAAGAAATTGATTATACTTTTAATCTTAAAAATAAGATCATGCAAACCATTCTTACAGACTTTTATACTTTAACATCATACGATAAGACAGAGGACGGAAAATTCGCAGCTCATATTCACCTGAATAAAGACCACGCTATTTTTAAAGGACATTTTCCCGGAAATCCTGTAACTCCAGGAGTTTGTATGATGCAGATCATTAAGGAGCTGACTGAAGAATTTACAGGTTCAAAATTATTCTTAAAAACAGCTTCGAATGTAAAATTCATGGCAATTATCAATCCTTTTGAAACTCCGGATCTGGTACTTCAACTTGATATTGCTGAAAATGAAGAAGACGTTAAAGTAAAAAATACAACTTCCTTTGGCGAGACTATTGCATTGAAATTGTCTGTAAGCTATAAAAAATTACCATCATGAAACTAATCTTATCATTCATAGCGGCATTTGTTTTTTTCTTTCAGTCTGACCTTGAGACCTTGAGAAACAGCTATGCTAAAGCCAACGAATCCAACAGCAATACGCAAAGCTTCATAGACACAGCGGAAAAACAATCCGGATCTGATGCTGTAACCGTAGGATATAAGGCTGCCGCGAAGATTATGGAAGCCAAAATTGCCAAAAGCAATAGAAAATCTCTGGTAAAAACAGGGGCTACAAGTCTTGAAGCAGTTATCAAAAATAATCCTAACAATGCAGAACTTCGTCTGATCCGAATGAGTGTTCAGGAGAATATCCCGAAAATTGTAGGATACCGTGGAAGCCTTAAGGATGACAAAGCTTTCCTGTTAAGTAATTACAGCAAACAGAATGCAGCATTAAAAAGCTACATCAAAAGATTTGCCCTGCAGTCCAAAACCATCACCGAGTCGGAAAGAGCCACTTTAAAATAAAAAAATGTCCCTTGCTGAAGTACAAAATGCAATTTCTGAAAAGAAAATATGCGTTTTAATACCTACCTACAACAATGAAAAGACCCTGAAAAGGGTGATTGACGGTGTTCTCAATTACACCGAAAGTATCATTGTGGTTAATGACGGTTCCACAGATTCTACCCCGCAGATTCTGGCCCAGTATCCCCAGATAACTGTTATCTCCTTACCGGAGAACAAAGGGAAAGGAAACGGCCTTAAAACCGGGTTTAGAAAGGCAAAAAAATCAGGATATGATTATGCCATCACGATTGATTCGGATGGGCAGCATTATCCGGATGATATTCCGGTATTTGTAGAGGCTCTTCTTCAGGAAAAAGAAGAAGTTCTTCTGATCGGAAACAGAAATATGTCTCAGGACGGAATTCCTAAAAAAAGCAGCTTCGGAAACCGTTTTTCCAATTTCTGGTTTTGGTTCGAAACCGGCATTAAGCTGGAAGACACGCAGTCCGGCTACAGGCTTTATCCTTTGCATAAAATTCCGAAGAAATATTTTACGCCTAAATTTGAGTTTGAGATCGAGATCATTGTAAGAACTGCATGGAGGCATGTTCCGGTAAAAAATGTTCCGATTAAGGTGTTGTATGATCCCGCAGAACGGGTTTCGCATTTCAGACCTTTCAAGGATTTTACCAGAATCAGCATTCTGAATACGATTTTGGTAACGATTACTCTGCTTTATATTATTCCAAGAAACTTTCTGAATAATTTCAAAAAAAAAAGCTTTAAAAGGTTCATTCAGGAAGATGTCTTAGAAAGCGACGGGAGCAACCGTACAAAGGCATTTTCCATAGCATTAGGAGTTTTTATAGGTCTTTCTCCTTTCTGGGGGTTTCAGACGCTTCTGGTCATTAGTTTGTCTGTATTGTTCAAGCTCAACAAAGTACTAGCATTTGTAGCCTCCAATGTGAGTCTTCCTCCTTTTATCCCTTTTATTATTGCTGCTTCTCTTTT of the Chryseobacterium aureum genome contains:
- a CDS encoding LolA family protein; the protein is MIKNIAFGAFLLVSGFFFAQNTAMSGAEAKAFVSKVSSDTKEIKTLQSDFTQTKKMDFLDKSIVTYGKMSLQTPNMLSWRYTKPYQYSIVFKSNKIFINDQGKKTSVDAKSKTFEKINKLIVGSSNGTMFNDPEFTVTYFKNGNYNVAKFIPKTSQLLKYIKQIELYFPKNQSTVSQVNMTEASGDTTNIVFKNTKINASIPASEFSL
- a CDS encoding 3-hydroxyacyl-ACP dehydratase → MQTILTDFYTLTSYDKTEDGKFAAHIHLNKDHAIFKGHFPGNPVTPGVCMMQIIKELTEEFTGSKLFLKTASNVKFMAIINPFETPDLVLQLDIAENEEDVKVKNTTSFGETIALKLSVSYKKLPS
- a CDS encoding DUF2062 domain-containing protein, with product MSLAEVQNAISEKKICVLIPTYNNEKTLKRVIDGVLNYTESIIVVNDGSTDSTPQILAQYPQITVISLPENKGKGNGLKTGFRKAKKSGYDYAITIDSDGQHYPDDIPVFVEALLQEKEEVLLIGNRNMSQDGIPKKSSFGNRFSNFWFWFETGIKLEDTQSGYRLYPLHKIPKKYFTPKFEFEIEIIVRTAWRHVPVKNVPIKVLYDPAERVSHFRPFKDFTRISILNTILVTITLLYIIPRNFLNNFKKKSFKRFIQEDVLESDGSNRTKAFSIALGVFIGLSPFWGFQTLLVISLSVLFKLNKVLAFVASNVSLPPFIPFIIAASLFLGAPFVSGDSNILNQDFNFELIKNNLLQYIIGSFILSTSLSALAGMASFLFLNKVSPENN